A single genomic interval of Picosynechococcus sp. PCC 7003 harbors:
- a CDS encoding site-specific DNA-methyltransferase: MIETNTQDLTKYTWDFQHLFNQPVQPIFQTDKGALFEEDCLNILHSMNSSSVNLIFADPPFNLGKKYGAKVNDQRSENEYLLWMKSWITECTRILNDGGSIFIYNLPKWNIFAGNYLNDLGLNFRHWITVDIKMSMPIKGRLYPSHYSLLYYCKGDSPTIFKRIRTPIQLCRHCGGEIKDYGGHRKSMNPNGVTLSDVWCDITPVRHWKYKSKKRKTNQLSTKLLSRVIEMATNPGDIVFDPFGGSGTTFSVCEAKHRHWLGSEIESCDVIIERLTAGEVYHHQNDDYIEEE, encoded by the coding sequence ATGATAGAAACTAATACTCAAGATCTCACGAAATATACTTGGGATTTTCAACATCTTTTCAATCAGCCAGTCCAACCAATCTTTCAAACAGACAAGGGTGCTTTATTTGAAGAAGACTGTTTGAATATCTTGCATTCGATGAATTCAAGTAGTGTGAATCTGATTTTTGCAGATCCACCTTTCAATCTCGGAAAAAAATACGGTGCAAAAGTCAATGATCAGCGTTCAGAGAATGAATATCTTTTATGGATGAAATCTTGGATTACTGAATGCACAAGAATATTAAATGACGGAGGATCTATCTTTATATACAACTTGCCAAAATGGAATATTTTTGCTGGTAATTATCTTAATGATTTAGGTCTGAACTTTCGACATTGGATTACTGTCGATATTAAGATGAGCATGCCAATTAAGGGACGTTTGTATCCATCTCACTACAGCCTCCTTTACTATTGTAAGGGTGATTCTCCTACAATATTTAAAAGAATTCGCACGCCGATTCAACTTTGCAGACATTGTGGAGGAGAAATCAAGGACTATGGCGGACATAGAAAATCTATGAACCCAAACGGTGTTACATTAAGCGATGTATGGTGTGATATCACTCCTGTTCGACATTGGAAATATAAAAGCAAAAAGAGAAAAACTAATCAGTTATCAACAAAATTACTCTCAAGGGTTATTGAGATGGCAACTAATCCTGGTGACATCGTTTTTGATCCTTTTGGTGGATCTGGAACTACGTTTTCTGTGTGTGAAGCGAAACATCGTCACTGGTTAGGATCAGAAATTGAAAGTTGTGATGTTATCATCGAACGTCTAACAGCGGGTGAAGTTTATCATCACCAGAATGATGACTATATAGAAGAAGAGTAA
- a CDS encoding helix-turn-helix domain-containing protein: protein MEKNNLLIQLGSRIREIRKAKGLSQEVLASKCNLDRTYIGGIERGERNVSFQNLYAISSSLGISLSELLNDI, encoded by the coding sequence ATGGAAAAAAATAACTTGCTAATTCAACTGGGTTCCAGAATTAGAGAAATAAGAAAAGCAAAAGGTTTATCACAAGAAGTCTTGGCTAGTAAATGTAATTTAGATCGGACTTATATCGGGGGCATTGAGCGAGGCGAGAGAAATGTCTCATTCCAAAACCTTTATGCAATCTCATCTAGTCTTGGTATCTCACTATCTGAACTACTAAATGATATATGA
- a CDS encoding TolB family protein, with protein sequence MRYVSFLRSFFLGSLGLLLQSCVGYPRIVNFPVDPGGRSLNSRALEFDPAIAEPYLVFASDRNGSQDIYLFDTSTRQTILLPGLNALNEIASHPAVSEDGRYIVFAVNRRGESDIYLYDREFEQKRNLTDNLNQEVRNPTISADGSKIAFEAAENGQWDILVYDRNGRQLDVE encoded by the coding sequence ATGCGCTATGTTTCTTTCCTACGCAGTTTTTTCCTCGGTAGCCTCGGTTTGCTGCTCCAGAGCTGTGTTGGTTATCCGCGCATTGTCAATTTTCCCGTTGATCCCGGTGGCCGCAGTTTAAACAGCCGTGCCCTCGAATTTGATCCGGCGATCGCCGAACCCTACCTGGTTTTTGCCTCAGACCGCAACGGCTCCCAGGATATCTATCTATTTGATACCAGTACCCGCCAAACGATTCTGTTACCGGGCCTCAATGCCCTAAATGAAATTGCCTCCCATCCGGCCGTTTCTGAAGACGGTCGTTATATCGTGTTTGCGGTTAATCGTCGTGGCGAATCTGATATTTATCTTTATGATCGCGAGTTTGAACAAAAACGGAATTTAACCGATAACTTAAACCAGGAAGTGCGTAATCCAACCATTAGTGCTGACGGGTCTAAAATTGCCTTTGAGGCCGCTGAAAATGGCCAATGGGATATCCTTGTTTATGACCGCAATGGTCGTCAGTTAGATGTCGAATAA
- a CDS encoding YifB family Mg chelatase-like AAA ATPase produces the protein MLAKIWSATIVGVDALRVGVEVDISGGLPKMMVVGLPDTAVQESRERVKAALKNSGFGFPVRKILVNLTPADLRKEGPSFDLPISVGILAATEQIETTLLEDFLFLGEVSLDGTLRPVAGVLPIAAAAQKLGFKGMVVPTANAQEAAVVNGLTVYGCGNLKEVADLLGAPHEHQAVEIDIREAIAKAAHLVPDLKDVKGQTLARRALEIAAAGGHNLVFVGPPGSGKTMLARRLPGILPKLSFDEALEVSQIHSVAGLLKDRGTLVTARPFRSPHHSASGPSLVGGGSFPRPGEISLAHRGVLFLDELTEFKRNVLEFLRQPLEDGFVTISRTRQSVEFPAQFTLVASTNPCPCGYFGDPIQACTCSPRAREQYWAKLSGPLMDRIDLQVAVNRLKPEEMMQQGVGEDSRTVAERVNQARQIAQVRFQDHPQVHCNAEMTTKDLRQHCGLDQGSRNLLEGAIRKLGLSARAMDRILKVSRTIADLAAAPTIQTTHIAEAIQYRTIDRMQ, from the coding sequence ATGCTAGCAAAAATTTGGAGTGCCACCATCGTCGGGGTCGATGCCCTCAGGGTCGGGGTGGAAGTCGATATTTCCGGCGGCTTACCGAAAATGATGGTGGTCGGACTTCCGGATACGGCAGTACAAGAATCGCGGGAACGGGTCAAGGCCGCCCTCAAAAATTCTGGGTTTGGGTTCCCCGTGCGCAAAATTTTAGTCAATCTCACGCCGGCCGATCTCCGCAAAGAAGGCCCTAGTTTTGATCTTCCCATTAGTGTGGGCATTTTGGCGGCGACAGAACAAATTGAAACAACGCTCCTAGAGGATTTTTTATTCCTGGGGGAAGTATCCCTTGATGGCACGCTTCGACCCGTGGCGGGGGTTTTACCAATCGCCGCCGCTGCCCAAAAGTTAGGCTTTAAGGGGATGGTTGTCCCCACTGCCAATGCCCAGGAAGCAGCAGTTGTGAATGGCCTAACGGTTTACGGCTGTGGAAATTTAAAGGAAGTGGCGGATCTGTTGGGAGCGCCCCATGAGCATCAAGCTGTAGAAATTGATATCCGAGAGGCGATCGCCAAAGCCGCCCACCTGGTACCAGATCTCAAAGATGTCAAAGGCCAAACCCTAGCCCGTCGCGCCCTGGAAATTGCCGCTGCTGGCGGTCATAATCTCGTTTTTGTGGGGCCACCCGGGAGCGGCAAAACGATGCTCGCCCGAAGATTACCGGGTATTTTGCCGAAACTATCCTTCGATGAAGCTTTAGAAGTGTCGCAAATCCATTCCGTGGCCGGTTTGCTCAAAGACCGTGGCACGTTGGTCACAGCCCGTCCTTTCCGTAGTCCCCACCATTCCGCCTCTGGCCCTTCCCTGGTTGGCGGTGGTAGTTTTCCGCGACCTGGGGAAATTTCTTTGGCCCACCGGGGCGTGTTATTTCTCGATGAATTAACGGAATTTAAACGTAATGTTCTCGAATTTTTGCGACAACCCCTTGAAGATGGCTTTGTGACCATTTCCCGCACCCGTCAGTCGGTGGAATTTCCGGCCCAATTTACCCTCGTTGCCAGCACCAATCCCTGTCCCTGTGGTTATTTTGGTGACCCAATCCAAGCTTGCACTTGCAGTCCACGCGCTCGTGAGCAATATTGGGCGAAACTATCGGGGCCGTTGATGGATCGCATTGATCTCCAGGTGGCGGTGAATCGCTTGAAACCTGAAGAAATGATGCAACAGGGCGTCGGGGAAGATTCTCGCACGGTCGCAGAACGGGTTAACCAGGCGCGACAGATTGCCCAAGTACGGTTTCAGGATCACCCCCAAGTGCACTGTAACGCGGAGATGACCACCAAGGATTTGCGGCAACATTGTGGCCTTGACCAAGGTAGTCGTAATTTGCTCGAGGGGGCGATCCGCAAGTTGGGGTTATCGGCCCGGGCCATGGATCGGATTCTGAAAGTATCCCGTACAATTGCCGATTTAGCTGCTGCTCCCACCATCCAAACGACCCATATTGCCGAGGCGATTCAGTACCGCACCATCGACCGAATGCAATAG
- a CDS encoding FAD-dependent oxidoreductase, whose amino-acid sequence MENLRTQVLVVGGGTGGTAAALQCARQGVETILISEFPWLGGMLTGAGVAAPDGNELRAWQTGLWGAFLRELQRRHQETGLDHSWVSMFTFDPRVGAEIFADWVKAEQKLTWIAGQIPLEVKRQGDRLCAVRFPDYWIEADIILDGTELGDLLALGDVPHRWGWDWSENFQEPSAPAAPNEMTQTYPVQSPTWVFYLKENGRRPPASNGDFSLFQGAWEKYGLEHFLNYGGLPHGHYMMNWPLAGNDFGLGGDRLLDPQQRLDFYREAQEHSLAFADHIYQESSGKYGLATGVFPHDLYGGSFALMPYFRESRRLIGTTTLTEQQILPQGTVAPLPLNTAGEVQAIAIGNYANDHHYPGFEFPLTPKSIPWGGRWTGTPFTIPYTALCSATVENLIACEKNIAVSHIANGATRLQPLVLNIGQAAGQAAALAIQNQCAPKDLDVRQLQEKLLTDNFAPAAVIPLYNLPFDHPEWLKWQRFYLDHPDKYPETGLCACGSFASGFTPQAKPYSGEIFPQGDHQYAISLPDQLKPVQVVTLDPQMHQWLENLETPQKIQAIGRINHAAPWFVLEGLS is encoded by the coding sequence ATGGAAAACTTACGGACGCAGGTCTTGGTGGTCGGGGGCGGTACTGGAGGAACAGCAGCGGCCCTCCAATGTGCGCGACAAGGGGTTGAGACAATTTTAATCAGTGAGTTTCCTTGGTTGGGGGGGATGCTCACCGGGGCAGGGGTTGCCGCGCCGGATGGGAATGAATTGCGGGCCTGGCAGACGGGTCTCTGGGGTGCTTTTCTGCGGGAGCTACAACGGCGGCACCAGGAGACAGGCTTGGATCACAGTTGGGTCAGTATGTTCACTTTTGATCCGCGAGTTGGGGCTGAGATCTTTGCAGATTGGGTTAAAGCAGAGCAGAAGTTAACTTGGATTGCAGGACAGATTCCCCTGGAGGTCAAAAGACAAGGCGATCGCCTTTGTGCGGTGCGGTTCCCAGATTATTGGATTGAGGCGGACATTATTCTCGACGGGACAGAATTAGGGGATCTACTCGCCTTAGGGGATGTGCCCCACCGTTGGGGTTGGGATTGGTCGGAAAATTTTCAGGAACCCAGCGCCCCCGCTGCTCCCAACGAAATGACGCAAACCTACCCAGTACAGTCACCCACCTGGGTTTTTTATCTCAAAGAGAATGGCCGACGACCTCCTGCCAGTAATGGGGATTTTTCGTTATTCCAAGGGGCTTGGGAAAAATATGGCCTGGAGCACTTTCTGAATTATGGAGGGCTGCCCCATGGCCACTACATGATGAATTGGCCCCTCGCGGGCAATGATTTCGGTTTGGGGGGCGATCGCCTTTTAGATCCCCAACAACGCCTTGATTTTTACCGAGAAGCCCAGGAACACAGTTTGGCGTTTGCGGATCACATTTACCAGGAATCTAGCGGCAAGTATGGCCTGGCGACGGGCGTTTTTCCCCATGATTTGTACGGTGGCAGTTTTGCGCTGATGCCCTATTTCCGAGAAAGTCGGCGGTTAATCGGGACGACAACTCTCACGGAACAGCAGATTTTACCCCAGGGTACTGTTGCGCCTTTGCCTTTAAATACAGCCGGGGAAGTCCAGGCGATCGCCATTGGCAATTACGCCAACGACCATCATTATCCAGGCTTTGAATTTCCCCTAACTCCGAAATCAATCCCCTGGGGCGGCCGCTGGACAGGCACTCCCTTTACGATCCCCTACACGGCTCTGTGTTCAGCAACGGTGGAAAATTTAATCGCCTGCGAGAAAAATATTGCCGTTTCCCACATTGCTAATGGGGCAACACGCTTGCAACCCCTAGTGCTAAATATTGGTCAGGCAGCAGGACAGGCAGCGGCTCTGGCGATTCAGAATCAGTGTGCCCCTAAAGATCTCGACGTACGACAACTCCAAGAAAAATTACTGACAGATAACTTTGCGCCCGCAGCGGTGATCCCCTTATATAATTTGCCCTTTGATCATCCTGAATGGCTAAAGTGGCAACGGTTTTACCTCGATCATCCTGACAAATATCCTGAAACTGGTTTGTGTGCTTGCGGGTCGTTTGCTTCAGGATTTACGCCCCAAGCCAAACCCTACAGCGGTGAGATTTTTCCGCAAGGCGATCATCAATATGCTATCTCTCTACCCGATCAGTTAAAACCGGTTCAGGTGGTGACCCTTGATCCCCAGATGCATCAGTGGCTAGAAAATCTGGAGACTCCCCAAAAAATCCAGGCGATCGGCAGAATTAACCACGCAGCACCCTGGTTTGTCCTTGAGGGACTTTCCTAA
- a CDS encoding LCP family protein, whose protein sequence is MVHGQEVTNGDQPRKGSTKLLRSPRRNLSRRHKPKSKVLSPFVQGLSWGVGFMGTILLSASLGTAIAVYTPIAQLVLPFLPAPLGSFATDGLRQLGTYSLGRPVNVLVMGIDRVEGTENPKAEFNGRSDTMLLVRFEPEQGQVNMLSIPRDSQVRIPDVGITKINEANAYGGGRLAAQVVSEALNGVAVDRYVRVTTDTFKELVDAVGGVNVFVPAGMQYTDQTQGLEINLEKGWQVLDGEQAEQFVRFRQDQYGDIGRVQRQQILLKALREKIQSPAIIPRLPALIGLVREHIDTNLTWEEMLALMNFSRQLKQENFQMVMLPGRFSEVGEYNRSYWIISDQGKNQVMTEFFAVESPVWSAPGENDVALTNNVRIAIQNASGSPGMARQVSEFLQAQGFTNIYLSSDYPDRLEQTQVIAQQGNVTGANQLLANLGTGRVEASSIGEIESDFTIRVGQDWLERSQESFVSN, encoded by the coding sequence ATGGTTCATGGTCAAGAAGTTACGAATGGGGATCAACCCCGCAAAGGCTCCACGAAGCTTCTTCGATCACCGCGCCGTAATCTTTCTCGCCGCCATAAGCCGAAGTCTAAAGTTCTTTCGCCTTTTGTGCAGGGACTGTCGTGGGGGGTTGGTTTTATGGGCACGATTCTCCTTTCGGCCTCCCTAGGAACGGCGATCGCCGTTTATACTCCCATTGCCCAACTGGTATTGCCTTTTCTACCAGCTCCCCTCGGAAGCTTTGCCACCGACGGTTTACGACAACTCGGAACCTACAGTTTGGGTCGCCCCGTGAATGTCCTTGTGATGGGAATTGATCGAGTCGAAGGCACCGAGAATCCAAAAGCTGAATTTAATGGACGCAGCGATACCATGTTGTTGGTTCGCTTTGAGCCAGAACAGGGACAAGTCAATATGCTTTCGATCCCTAGGGATAGCCAAGTCAGAATTCCCGATGTGGGTATTACAAAAATTAATGAAGCCAATGCCTATGGTGGCGGCCGGCTAGCGGCCCAGGTTGTAAGTGAAGCCTTAAATGGTGTGGCAGTGGATCGCTATGTGCGTGTGACCACCGACACCTTTAAAGAGTTAGTTGATGCCGTGGGGGGCGTCAATGTATTTGTCCCAGCAGGTATGCAATACACAGACCAGACCCAGGGTCTCGAGATCAACCTCGAAAAAGGCTGGCAAGTTTTAGATGGGGAACAGGCAGAGCAGTTTGTCCGCTTCCGACAGGATCAATATGGCGATATTGGCCGGGTACAGCGCCAACAGATACTCCTCAAAGCGCTCCGGGAAAAAATCCAATCCCCGGCAATTATTCCCCGTCTTCCTGCTTTGATTGGTTTGGTGCGCGAACATATTGACACTAATCTAACCTGGGAGGAAATGTTGGCATTAATGAATTTTTCTCGACAGCTTAAGCAAGAAAATTTCCAAATGGTGATGCTACCAGGACGTTTTAGTGAGGTTGGTGAATATAACCGTAGCTACTGGATTATTTCTGACCAGGGCAAAAATCAGGTGATGACGGAATTTTTTGCGGTGGAATCGCCAGTCTGGTCAGCCCCCGGTGAAAATGACGTCGCTTTAACGAACAATGTACGCATTGCGATTCAAAATGCTTCTGGTTCCCCAGGGATGGCGCGACAGGTGTCGGAATTTTTGCAGGCCCAAGGCTTTACGAATATTTATTTGTCGAGTGATTATCCAGATCGTCTAGAACAAACTCAAGTGATCGCCCAACAGGGCAATGTGACTGGGGCAAATCAACTGCTAGCAAACCTAGGTACAGGGAGAGTTGAAGCGTCTTCCATTGGCGAGATTGAATCGGACTTTACGATCCGCGTGGGCCAAGATTGGCTGGAACGATCCCAGGAATCGTTTGTGTCCAATTAA
- the moeB gene encoding molybdopterin-synthase adenylyltransferase MoeB: MLNPNLDTIELTKDDYERYSRHLILPEVGVDGQKKLKAASVLCIGSGGLGSPLLLYLAAAGIGRIGLVDFDVVDFSNLQRQIIHGTSWVGKPKIQSAKNRILEINPFCQVDLYETQINSSNALDIIKDYDIVVDGTDNFPTRYLTNDACVLLNKPNVYGSIFRFEGQATVFNYEGGPNYRDLYPEPPPPGMVPSCAEGGVLGVLPGIIGTIQATETIKIILGAKNTLSGRLLLFNALDMKFRELKLRPNPERPVIEKLIDYEQFCGIPQAKAAEAEQQAAMEEMTVTELKALLDSGADDYVLIDVRNPHEYDIAQIPGATLIPLPDIEQGDGVDQVKELLTEGKKLIAHCKMGGRSAKALGILQEAGITGINVKGGIKAWSEEVDSNVPLY; this comes from the coding sequence ATGTTAAATCCTAATTTAGACACTATAGAACTAACAAAGGATGACTACGAACGCTATTCACGGCACCTAATCTTGCCGGAAGTGGGCGTAGATGGACAAAAGAAGCTTAAAGCCGCCAGTGTCCTTTGTATCGGTAGTGGTGGTCTCGGCTCGCCATTACTGCTCTACCTTGCCGCTGCGGGAATCGGTCGGATTGGTCTGGTCGATTTTGATGTTGTAGATTTTTCTAACCTGCAACGCCAAATCATCCACGGCACTTCTTGGGTTGGCAAGCCCAAAATCCAATCGGCCAAAAACCGGATCCTGGAAATTAACCCCTTCTGCCAAGTCGATCTCTACGAGACCCAGATTAATTCTAGTAATGCCCTCGACATTATCAAAGATTACGACATCGTTGTTGATGGGACGGATAATTTCCCCACCCGTTACCTCACGAATGATGCCTGTGTTCTTTTAAATAAGCCCAATGTCTACGGCTCGATTTTCCGGTTTGAAGGCCAAGCCACCGTTTTTAACTACGAAGGCGGCCCCAACTACCGCGATCTGTACCCCGAACCCCCGCCACCAGGCATGGTTCCCTCCTGTGCAGAGGGTGGCGTCCTCGGTGTATTGCCAGGAATTATTGGCACGATCCAAGCCACAGAAACCATCAAGATCATCCTTGGGGCGAAGAATACCCTCAGTGGCAGACTTCTACTTTTCAACGCCCTGGATATGAAATTCCGGGAATTGAAATTACGTCCCAACCCAGAACGTCCTGTAATCGAAAAATTAATTGATTACGAACAGTTTTGCGGCATTCCCCAAGCAAAGGCAGCGGAGGCAGAACAGCAGGCAGCTATGGAAGAAATGACAGTTACGGAGCTTAAGGCGTTGTTGGACAGCGGTGCCGATGATTATGTGTTGATCGATGTCCGCAATCCCCATGAATATGACATTGCCCAAATTCCGGGGGCGACGCTGATCCCTCTACCCGATATTGAACAAGGCGATGGGGTTGATCAGGTCAAGGAATTACTAACAGAAGGGAAAAAGTTAATTGCCCACTGTAAGATGGGCGGCCGTTCAGCGAAAGCCCTCGGCATTCTCCAGGAAGCAGGAATTACAGGCATCAACGTCAAAGGTGGCATCAAAGCCTGGAGCGAAGAAGTTGATTCGAACGTACCTCTGTACTAA
- a CDS encoding RNA polymerase sigma factor, RpoD/SigA family: MFDTTTTNSLDPVYAQDSHQATELESSNSMVEAEFSETELTNLRGVRSRNEDTVGAFFKEMARYPLLKPDEEIQLAHSVKFLNDAEERRLELQEQLGRSPTNEEWAAVLGLETVKQLNSALYKGRVAKRKMIRSNLRLVVSIAKRYLNRGVPFLDLIQEGAIGLNRAAEKFYPNKGYKFSTYAYWWIRQAITRTIANDARTIRLPIHIVEKLNKLKKAQRTLKQSLQRNPTEAELAQELDITADQLHQLLQLRRQSLSLNHRVGKGEDTELVDLLEDDGLQLPEERMSEAMMRQELWDVLGDVLTDREKEVIALRYGLSSEQPHTLEEVGGMFNLSRERVRQIQSKAMRKLRRPQVARRLKSWLY, from the coding sequence ATGTTCGACACAACCACAACCAACAGTCTTGACCCTGTGTATGCTCAAGATAGCCATCAAGCCACTGAATTAGAATCGAGCAATTCAATGGTTGAAGCGGAATTTTCAGAGACAGAACTCACAAATTTGCGGGGAGTCCGTAGTCGCAATGAGGATACCGTCGGTGCTTTTTTTAAAGAGATGGCCCGTTACCCCCTCCTCAAGCCAGACGAAGAAATTCAACTGGCCCACAGTGTTAAGTTCCTCAATGATGCCGAAGAGCGTCGCCTCGAACTTCAGGAACAACTCGGGCGATCGCCCACCAACGAAGAATGGGCTGCTGTCCTCGGTCTGGAAACAGTTAAACAGCTCAATTCTGCCCTTTACAAAGGCCGGGTGGCGAAGCGGAAGATGATTCGCTCCAACCTGCGTCTCGTGGTCTCCATTGCGAAGCGTTATCTCAACCGGGGTGTACCGTTCCTTGATCTGATCCAGGAAGGAGCGATCGGCCTGAACCGTGCCGCCGAAAAATTTTATCCCAACAAAGGCTATAAATTCTCGACCTATGCCTATTGGTGGATTCGCCAGGCGATTACCCGCACTATTGCCAACGACGCCCGGACGATCCGCTTGCCGATCCACATCGTCGAGAAGCTCAACAAACTCAAAAAAGCCCAACGGACTCTCAAACAAAGCCTGCAACGGAACCCAACCGAAGCGGAACTCGCCCAAGAGCTTGATATTACCGCTGATCAGCTCCACCAACTCCTTCAACTCCGGCGTCAATCCCTCTCCCTGAATCACCGTGTGGGTAAAGGTGAAGACACGGAATTAGTTGATCTCCTCGAGGACGATGGCCTCCAACTCCCTGAAGAGCGGATGAGTGAAGCGATGATGCGCCAGGAACTTTGGGATGTCCTCGGTGATGTGCTCACTGACCGTGAAAAAGAAGTCATTGCCCTCCGCTATGGCCTCTCCTCTGAGCAGCCCCATACCCTCGAAGAAGTGGGTGGAATGTTTAATCTGTCTCGGGAGCGGGTACGACAAATCCAAAGTAAGGCCATGCGTAAGCTACGGCGTCCCCAGGTGGCCCGTCGCCTCAAAAGCTGGCTCTATTAA